CTTCAAACAGCCTTCATATTCGAATCGGTATAATCCGCCCCCGTCGAAGTCTGGCCTCGAGAGGAAGCGATGGCTGAATCAGGATCGAACAACCCCTTGCACCTGGTACAGATCACGGATCTGCATTTCTGTGCCGAGCCCGGTGACATCCTGCATACGCGCGTCAACACCGACGCCACCCTGAGGCAGGTGCTGGACGTCGTGGCGCACAACGAGGCCGGGGCGGACCTGATCATCGCCACCGGCGATCTGGCCCAGGACCCGGTGGAATCCGCCTACGGACGGCTGCTGCCGGTGCTGGAATCGGCCTGCGCCCCGGTGGTCTGCCTGCCCGGCAACCACGACGACGCCGAACTGGCCTCCAGCCTGCTGCAGGGGGAACGCACCTCGACGCCCAAGGTAATCTCACGGGACGACTGGCTGATCATCCTGCTGGACAGCAGCGTGCCCGGCGAACCCTGGGGACGGCTCGACGAAGCGGAACTGAGCCTGCTGGAGGAATGCCTGGACCGGCATCCGGCCCGGCATGCACTGGTCGCCCTGCACCATCATCCGGTCGACATGGGCAGCCCCTGGATCGACACCATCAATCTGCGCAACGCCGACGAACTGTTCGCGGTGCTGGACCACTTTCCGCAGGTGCGGGCGGT
This portion of the Gammaproteobacteria bacterium genome encodes:
- the cpdA gene encoding 3',5'-cyclic-AMP phosphodiesterase yields the protein MAESGSNNPLHLVQITDLHFCAEPGDILHTRVNTDATLRQVLDVVAHNEAGADLIIATGDLAQDPVESAYGRLLPVLESACAPVVCLPGNHDDAELASSLLQGERTSTPKVISRDDWLIILLDSSVPGEPWGRLDEAELSLLEECLDRHPARHALVALHHHPVDMGSPWIDTINLRNADELFAVLDHFPQVRAVMFGHVHQHWDSTRNGVRLLGTPATCIQFKPRQERLVIDTLPPAYRWLDLYPDGRIETRVVHLQTAQRLSA